One genomic window of Chitinispirillum alkaliphilum includes the following:
- a CDS encoding immunoglobulin I-set domain-containing protein, with protein sequence MLKHSVTVLQICLMAMFLISCSDDSNPFGSNPTGPSISAQPADAIVNISQNQSATFTVSATGNGLSYQWYRDGVLIEGATESSYILTEITAEDNGAVFTCIVSGSDGTVTSEPAVLTITTVVISAPQITSHPSDSTVQQGQPVTFAVAANGDFLNYQWYRNEIPIPNATESTYTINTVHQSLNNSVFRCVVFNSVGEDQSNEAVLTVTGSDGDGTVSGLIGSWVLIKEEDIELEDGVVVWEYSETYTLAESWFAIEVTSNTVIIHERGHSPQISGYTISGNTATLTDFGMSFQFQIVGQTLIFTQDFEYSDYVERYIDHFQRYSGTLPPREWQ encoded by the coding sequence ATGTTAAAACATTCAGTTACAGTGTTGCAAATTTGTTTGATGGCTATGTTTCTTATATCCTGTAGTGATGATTCCAATCCCTTTGGGTCTAATCCAACAGGTCCTTCGATATCTGCTCAGCCTGCTGATGCTATAGTGAATATAAGTCAGAATCAAAGTGCCACTTTCACGGTTTCAGCTACAGGTAATGGTTTAAGTTACCAGTGGTACAGAGATGGAGTGCTTATTGAAGGAGCGACTGAGAGTAGTTACATCTTAACTGAAATTACAGCCGAAGATAATGGAGCCGTGTTTACCTGTATAGTATCTGGTTCAGATGGTACAGTCACAAGTGAACCGGCGGTTTTGACAATTACAACTGTTGTGATATCTGCACCGCAAATAACCTCACACCCTTCAGACAGTACTGTCCAGCAGGGACAGCCGGTTACGTTTGCAGTTGCAGCAAACGGGGATTTCCTTAACTACCAATGGTATAGAAATGAAATTCCTATTCCGAATGCAACAGAAAGTACCTATACTATTAATACTGTGCATCAGTCTTTGAATAACTCTGTATTCAGATGTGTTGTTTTTAACTCCGTGGGAGAGGACCAAAGCAATGAGGCGGTGCTGACTGTAACTGGGAGTGACGGAGATGGCACTGTAAGCGGGTTAATAGGAAGTTGGGTACTGATTAAAGAAGAGGATATAGAGTTAGAGGATGGGGTAGTTGTTTGGGAATATTCCGAAACATACACTTTGGCAGAATCGTGGTTTGCTATAGAAGTAACAAGCAATACAGTTATTATTCATGAACGCGGACATTCCCCTCAAATTTCTGGTTATACAATCTCCGGAAACACCGCTACCCTCACTGACTTTGGGATGTCGTTTCAATTCCAGATCGTTGGTCAGACACTGATCTTTACCCAGGATTTTGAATATAGTGATTATGTTGAACGGTATATTGATCATTTCCAAAGGTACAGTGGCACTCTTCCTCCAAGGGAGTGGCAATAG
- a CDS encoding transposase — MGNCRYDEEFKSEAVRMVVEDKRTYHSVEKALGIGNGVLKDWVEKYRKRNTINSFEKGDLEAENRELKKRVEQITRERDILKKSSGHLLKGPESIYKFIAGYHTEFTVQEMCRILNVSQWFLQVV; from the coding sequence ATGGGTAACTGCAGGTATGATGAAGAATTTAAGAGTGAAGCAGTTCGCATGGTGGTTGAAGACAAAAGAACTTACCATTCAGTTGAAAAAGCACTTGGTATTGGCAATGGTGTTTTGAAGGATTGGGTTGAAAAATACCGGAAACGGAACACTATCAATTCTTTTGAGAAAGGCGACCTCGAAGCCGAAAATCGTGAGTTAAAAAAAAGAGTTGAGCAGATCACAAGGGAACGCGACATATTAAAAAAAAGCAGTGGACATCTTCTCAAAGGACCAGAATCCATATACAAGTTCATAGCTGGATACCACACCGAATTTACAGTGCAGGAGATGTGCCGGATACTTAATGTCTCGCAGTGGTTTTTACAAGTGGTTTAA